The DNA segment GAGTGACCTCGCGTTGAAGCCCCCGCAGCACGTCGGCGGTCAGGGTCGGGATGGACTTGACCACGCGCCGCCCTTCGCACTGCGGGCATTGCTCGGTCAAAAGCGCTTCTAGGCTGTCGCGGGTCCGCTTACGGGTCATCTGAACCAGCCCAAGCTCGGAGATCTTGAGCATCGAAGTACGTGCTTTGTCGCGCTTGAGGGCGTGGGAGAGCGCTTCGGTGACCCGCTTGCGATTACCCTCCTTCGTCATGTCGATGAAGTCCACGATGATGATCCCGCCGATATTGCGCAGACGCAGCTGATTGGCCACCTCCTCGACCGCTTCCAGATTGGTCTTGAGGATGGTCTCCTCCTGGTTGCGCTTGCCCACGAAGCGCCCGGTGTTGACGTCGATCGCGGTCAGCGCTTCGGCCTGATCGAAAACCAGGTAGCCACCCGACTTCAGCCAAACCTTGCGCTCCAACGCGCGCTGGAGCTGCGGCTCGATTCCAAAATGATCGAAGATCGGCTCAGGCCCTTCGTAGGCCGACAAACGCGAGCGCAGCCGCGGCATGTATTGCTGCACGAATTGGGTTAACCGCTCGAAGGTAGGTGGATGGTCACACCAAAGCCGCTCGACGTCGCTTGAGAAGAGGTCGCGGATGGCGCGCAAAGCCAAATCCAGATCAGCGTTAAGCAGAGTCGCTGGCGGTTGCGATTCAGCGCGCTTGACCACGTCCGCCCACAACCGGGTGAGAAAGGCGATGTCCTGCTGAATCTCCCGCTTGCTTACCCCTTCGCACGCGGTGCGAACGATGAATCCTCCCTGCGGCGGGCGCATTTCCGTAACGATAGTGCGCAGTCGATTGCGCTCCTCGGCGCTTTCGATCCGGCGCGAGATGCCCAGGTGGTTGGTGGTGGGCATGTACACCAGATGGCGACCCGGAAGGGAGACAAACGAGGTCAGCCGAGGCCCTTTGGTGCCGATCGGTTCCTTGGCGATCTGAACGATAATTTCCTGGTTGCGCTTGAGTTGCTGCTCGATCGGCAGACGGCTGCGACGCGGCCCACGTCGCCGGCTCTTGGCCGCCGGCGCGGCGGCCGCCGGTTCCTCCTCCAAATCTCCGTCGGGCCCCAGGCCCTCTTCCCAGGAAATATCTGGTGTGGAATCCTCGGCCGGTTCCGTGTCCAGCTCCTCGTCGGCAATTTCTTCGACCAAACTGCCGAATTCGC comes from the Candidatus Binataceae bacterium genome and includes:
- a CDS encoding Rne/Rng family ribonuclease, translated to EFGSLVEEIADEELDTEPAEDSTPDISWEEGLGPDGDLEEEPAAAAPAAKSRRRGPRRSRLPIEQQLKRNQEIIVQIAKEPIGTKGPRLTSFVSLPGRHLVYMPTTNHLGISRRIESAEERNRLRTIVTEMRPPQGGFIVRTACEGVSKREIQQDIAFLTRLWADVVKRAESQPPATLLNADLDLALRAIRDLFSSDVERLWCDHPPTFERLTQFVQQYMPRLRSRLSAYEGPEPIFDHFGIEPQLQRALERKVWLKSGGYLVFDQAEALTAIDVNTGRFVGKRNQEETILKTNLEAVEEVANQLRLRNIGGIIIVDFIDMTKEGNRKRVTEALSHALKRDKARTSMLKISELGLVQMTRKRTRDSLEALLTEQCPQCEGRRVVKSIPTLTADVLRGLQREVTRRNHGGMLLVRLNPDIARYLYGPGFPALEELEQRFDVKIVLKSKQDLEPGVFEVSQAPAAA